A genomic stretch from Theobroma cacao cultivar B97-61/B2 chromosome 4, Criollo_cocoa_genome_V2, whole genome shotgun sequence includes:
- the LOC18602188 gene encoding uncharacterized protein LOC18602188, whose protein sequence is MAEGEHLPPVNIFVNAAAGVIVDYHESTHDAVEIRSSSLESSVVHHGASEVSDPTELARLKMANKYMASPFVDPLVTRRDVMDKIVEDYEAFKKDESARHNVGILRDQGADFFITLEDPNEKMTSEHIDACLNLLCKRMTGPKSKLYTTRACMVDMIFFDTIRMLHTEFPTENA, encoded by the exons ATGGCTGAAGGAGAGCATCTTCCTCCGGTCAATATATTCGTCAATGCAGCAGCAGGAGTTATCGTTGATTATCATGAGAGCACTCATGATGCAGTTGAGATACGGTCGTCGTCACTAGAGTCATCTGTTGTCCATCATGGTGCATCAGAAGTTTCAGACCCAACTGAGCTGGCACGGTTGAAAATGGCTAACAAATACATGGCAAGCCCATTCGTCGACCCTTTAGTGACCCGTCGAGATGTGATGGATAAAATCGTAGAAGACTATGaagctttcaagaaagacGAGTCTGCGAG GCATAACGTCGGCATCTTAAGGGATCAAGGGGCTGACTTTTTCATAACCTTAGAGGATCCCAATgagaaaatgacaagtgaacaTATTGACGCATGCCTCAACCTACTCTGCAAGCGAATGACAGGGCCGAAGTCGAAGTTGTACACTACCCGTGCATGCATGGTTGACATGATATTCTTC GACACCATACGTATGCTACACACtgaatttccaacagaaaatGCCTAG